Genomic segment of Ranitomeya imitator isolate aRanImi1 chromosome 6, aRanImi1.pri, whole genome shotgun sequence:
TTGTTTGTCTTCAATGGGAAATCCTGGCCACAGGTATTGATCACATACTTCCACTGCACCTCTGATTTCAGCAGATCTCTCATGCAGTTCAGATCCGCCTGTAGTCTGGATATTCCAGCATAAACCACAGGCTCCATTTTCGAGGCGAGAAAAGCATTAGGAAAGCAATTTATAAAATCATCTACTGCCTGCAGGTAATCGGCACTGGACTTCTCATCCACATGGATGCAGTATATATTTTGGGGCATATAGATAGCCCTAAACAATCTCTCGAATGTATCGAATTCCTTGTGCACAGTCATCATGTACGCTAGAGGGAAATCTGCCTCCTCAGCTGACAGGGGAGCCGTCATGTAATGATTTTGCTTTCTATATTCTTGACAGTTAGACCTTTCATAGGATTTAGGCACTGTAGGTTCGAATTCAGATTTGCGTCCATTGAAGAGAGCATCACAGGCTTCCAGTAATAGGATTCTTTCTTCAGTTGCGTTGAACCAGTGGAAAACTTTCCAATTTATGAGGCTATTGTTATAATATAACAGCAGAAGAGTCACACTGAGTATAGGAACAGGAAACATGTATCGCATCCAAGGAGTCATTATTAAACAGGAAAATAAATCTTATACCTTCACGTAAATGTGCCTTTCATCTACACAGCGGATTGCAGAATGGGGCATTGTCTCCTCTTCGTGGAGGCCTCCTTTGTGGCCACACATTGGTCATCTCTGGCCAGTGTCTAGCAGCACCGGTCGGTGTTCTCTCCCTTGCTTCCTATGATTTTGTGCAGTCTGCATGAGGCTGTGATGACCTTCTGTTCACTTTAAACATTTGCATATGAAACATTGGGCGCGCTCATTGGTTGAGCCTCTGGCACCCAGCAGCATGTCACTGACTGCTTTAATCTGTCCTTTCCCTTTTTCCTCGCATGTGTTTCACCAGCAAACCCCTCTGCTGGATCTGTTCTGTATTTACAAATTTCAGATTAACAACTAATTACATTTACAGACACATTTTAGCAATTGTTCTCCGCTGCACAGGAAATTAGTTCTGCCGgtagaaaaatctttttctttctttGGTGAAAATTAATATTATATATGTCTTTACATTTTCTCTTTTCAGGGCTCGCTCACACCAATGGAAATATCGGACTATTTATCTGATTTTTTGTCGGATAGCTCTCGGACTaaagttattcaatggggcagtgctgacACCGATTATTCTCACTGACGGAAGCGGTCTATGAAAATAATCACAGCATCGGAAGGGTGAGAGAAAAATATCAGTATGGCACCCGATTTTTACATATACATTATAGTTCTGCAAAATAGGAAAATGTAAATGtatatgattaacccctttacacctcaaggtaatttgcacgttaatgaccagaccaatttttacaattctgaacagtgtcactttataaggttatagctctggaacgcttcaacggatcttggtgattctgagaatgtttctttgtgacttcatgatagtggtaaaatatattTGATATGAcacaaaaatttggcaaaaattt
This window contains:
- the LOC138642485 gene encoding N-acetyllactosaminide beta-1,6-N-acetylglucosaminyl-transferase-like, yielding MTPWMRYMFPVPILSVTLLLLYYNNSLINWKVFHWFNATEERILLLEACDALFNGRKSEFEPTVPKSYERSNCQEYRKQNHYMTAPLSAEEADFPLAYMMTVHKEFDTFERLFRAIYMPQNIYCIHVDEKSSADYLQAVDDFINCFPNAFLASKMEPVVYAGISRLQADLNCMRDLLKSEVQWKYVINTCGQDFPLKTNKEIVRHLKKFNGKNITPGVLPPDHAVPRTKYVHREDIVHSHVLRTNIVKPPPPHNITIYFGSAYVALTREFTKFILEDQRALDLLKWSKDTYSPDEHYWVTLNRIPDVPGSMPDGQWEGDLRAIKWRDMTSHGGCHGHYIRDICIYGTGDLQWLMKSNSIFANKFELKSYPPTVECLEMKIRERTLNQSEVTTLPEWYL